A window of Panthera tigris isolate Pti1 chromosome A3, P.tigris_Pti1_mat1.1, whole genome shotgun sequence genomic DNA:
TCTGTAAATACAAGTCAGGCAGGGTGCTTATACTGAAATTGAAGAAATCTAAAACCACTGTATCTTTTTCATATAAACAGTCGTGATGCCAGGGTCCCCCAGCCCAAACACTTCTAAGGTAGCATTTTacgttccttccttttctgttgacTCATGTCAGCTCATCCTTGCTAACGCCATTTTGAATTCTATCATCCTACAGATGATGAAGCAATCACTGCAGGCTGGAGAAAGCTTCCAGAGTGAGGCAGAATTTCGGCTGCTTCTTGAAGGGTGGGCCCATTTAGAtgggtggagaagagagaagaaatattcCAGGGTGGAGGAATAGTTTCCACTGTCTGTACTCATAGGTTTCCAATTTTTTGTCAAACATTATTTGAGGTGCTTGGAAACAAACTGATACAGCCTTGACCTTGAGGTCACTTCGGGGGCCACAGACTGCAAATCAATTCTTACAACGAGGGGAAGTTAACATAGCAATATAGCACAGTCAGAGCAGATGACCAGACGCCTCAATTCAGCAAAGGCTTCTCGGAGGAGGAGACAAGGTGAGAGTATGGCTGGGTCTGTGagcaaagacagagtgtgaactaGGTCTGCAGAAGCAAGCCTGGTGCCCAGAGCCCGTGTTCTCGGCACTCCTGAGAGGCCTCTGGAGGCACTTGTGCTGTCTGCTACCCGAGACCTTCAGCTACATCGGGGTCTCAGCCGCTCCACGCTCCACGGAGACAGAGGCTTCCGCCTGGCCACCTCCTTACTAGTGCCTCAGCAGAATCTGAACCCGCCAGGCTGGTCTGACTGGTGAGGTGCAGGCAGAATCCCTGGGACTCAGATTTGAGCCTCTCCTCTGGCTTCTGTTTTCATCTCCCAGAGTTTAGGTAGGGACGCTGGAGTCACAGTCCCTGGCATGTAGAAGTAGAGGTGTGAAGGTAATCAAGGAGGAGCTAAACCTTGCAGGAACAGAGACTATTCAGCATATTTAGCATGATCAGTTTTTACGTAGAATGTTGGGGAAATTAAAGGGCCGATGTTgattttgagaaggaaaatgaaaatactggagAAAATTACaagcataataaaagaaatgtgtttatttctctttcctgtgcattagttatctattgctgtgtaactaGTGACCCTGAAACTTAGCAACTGAAAGCAACAAACACGTATTTTCTCGCACAGTTTCTGGGGGTTTGGGAATCTAGACCAGCTTAGCCAGGTGgttctgcttcagagtctctcctGAGGTAGCAGTCAAGCTGTCCCCAGGGTCGCCTCATCTGAAGGCCtgactggggctgggggagctgCTTCCAAATGCACTCATGTGGCAGTTGGTAAGAGGCTTCATTTTTCAACACATGGGTTTCTCTACAGAGCTGCTTATGCCATGGCAGCTAACCTCCCCCCAGAGCAAGtgaacaaagaaacagagagagaaaacaagataaaatctACAGAGTCTTTTATAACCAAATCTCAGAAATGGCATAGTATTATTTCTGCCATGTTCTGTTGGTCACAGAGACAACGTGGGTACAATGTGGGAGGGGACACACACAGTGTGAGATGGGGTCATCGGCAGCTGTGTTAATTCATAGGGCTGCCACAACCAATCCCCACAAAGTTGGTGgtttaaagcaacaaaaatttgttctctcacagttcaggagactAGAGAGCTATACTCCTTCTGAAGGGTTTGGAAAGaattcttctttgcctcttcctcacTTCTGGTGATTGCCTCAGTCATGGCATTTCTTGCCTTACTGCTGCATGAGGGCAATCTcagcctccatcttcacatggccttcttcctgGGTCTCCTCTGGGTCTCTGTTTGtcctttcctcttcttgaaaGGATACCAGCCGTGTTGGATTTAGAGCctgccgccccccctcccccaatacaACATGACCTCTTGactaattgcatctgcaaagaaCCCATCTCCAAAGAAGGTCATGGTCTAAGGTTCCCAGAAGGACACGGATCCGGGGGGAACACTATTCAACCAGCACAGGTCCCTTTGGAGGCTGAAACCCACACCTTGAAATCTCGGGGAGTTGTGACCACTCCAGGTCCAGGATGGTTCTTTCTGTAAATTCCTTCTCCAGGAGATTCCAACCACACTAACTAACCCATCATATTTTTCTTGGCAGCTCTGTTGAggtctgttttctcattctcACTACTGATGCTCAGAGCAGCAGGTCTTAATTCAACATGAATTTTACTCAAGGAAGTGGATGCGGAGGACCATCAGAAATACTGTCTGCTCTGTTTTCCTCAAGGTTAACTTACTTATTACACAAGGAATCCATCTTCATTGTAGaacaattagaaaatgcaaataaataaaagaacaaaaagaaaaaccacctgTGATACCACCACTCCGACGTTGCTAAAATCGAAGGAAACTCTTACAGACTTTTTTTCTATGCAGAAATATATagataggcattttttttaattaaaatgaaattataggaTATGCGACTTTGTAATTTGCTCTCCTTACTTAATATGTCGTGAGAATCTTTCCATGTGAGTGGACACCAGCATCTTGGATTTTAATGGTATCTCGGGTCTCAGAATGTATGACATGCCTGCCTGGCCATTCTTCAGTCTTCTGAGCTGGAGCCACTTCCTCACACACCACCACCCTCTCCTGCCACGGCTAGAGCACAAGGATAGGATGGAAAAAATAGCATACAATGGCAGCTGAGttaaagggaagagggaaggggctgggccTTGTGCCCCTAACTCTGTGACCTCCCTCTCCTGCACAGTGGTGCACGAAAGGACCTCATGTGGGCAGCTAGTGGCCCTAATAGGCTCAACTGGGATGGGCTGCCCTGTGGGCTCAGGGGTACTGGCTGAGTTACCATAAAGCATGAAGGATTTCTACCACTCCCTGCACCCTGACCCGTAAGGAACCTTTTTATGTGACCCCCAGTTCATCTCATATGGTTTTTGCAAGGTGCCACGAGAGCAGCAGCACCCAACAGGGAAAGAAACTGTGGCCTAAGCCCCGAATTGCAAAAGAATTTACCCAAACTGGGAACCAAAAGGGAGAGTGGCCAAATGCCCAGCCAGAGGTGGGGTCCCTGAGAGCAGAGGGGGTGGCTGCCATCAGTGTCCTCTTCCACCTTCACCCCTGCCTGAGCTGGCTCTGCCCAGGGAGTTCTGGGGGCACATTGCCCTAGTCACACTGCTGGAAGTAGAAGTCCGTGATGGGGCTGTCCCAGCTGGCATCCTCTGAGAGTTGGGTGAGTCTGAGAGGCTGGTCTGCTTCCGGCACAGTGCAGAGGAACCAGCCTGGGTAGGCAGCTGACTCAAAGCTGGAGGTGAGCCCTGTGTCTCGCCGGTAGAAAGTGAAGCTCTTGGATTCCTTGGCACCGAGGTAGAGCTCCATGATATTTACTGGCTGTGAGCAGAAGGGCATGGCAGGTGAGGGGAAAGgagtgggagaggcaggagagcTGGGCCAGGAGCACGGAGAGGCAGGGCTGCAA
This region includes:
- the IL1F10 gene encoding interleukin-1 family member 10 isoform X2 produces the protein MLYGNSASTPEPTGQPIPVEPIRATSCPHEVLSCTTVQEREVTELGAQGPAPSLFPLTQLPLYAIFSILSLCSSRGRRGWWCVRKWLQLRRLKNGQAGMSYILRPEIPLKSKMLVSTHMERFSRHINKDQSPRIAGMCSLPMARYYTIKDADQKALYLRGDQLLVGDPSADDCCAEKICILPNRGLDRTKVPIFLGLQGGSRCLACVETEEGPSLQLEVRNHTLS